The Ornithinimicrobium faecis genome includes a window with the following:
- a CDS encoding iron chelate uptake ABC transporter family permease subunit: protein MTTLISPSPTRSHTSPEEARRRRRIRVTLGILAILCAVGIAAYLVYDVRGSWEYAMDLRGRQVGSLVVVGAAVGASSLVFQTIAGSRILTPSVMGFDALYLLVQTIIVFFFGGTAFMLMGVGERFVINTVVLAVFGMLLFRWLFGRNSRNLLVLVLVGIVIGSLFGSLTSLASRVLSPNDFLTLQDVMFASFNTVDANLLWVAGIVCLIGLAALVPLLRYLDVVDLGFDNAVALGAPYHRVVTATLAVVTVLVAVSTALVGPMLFLGLIVANLARQILPTHRHTELVLGSVLVGVLCTVGGQFVVGHLMDNGTTLSVVVNLVGGIYFILLLMRTVKL, encoded by the coding sequence ATGACGACACTCATCTCTCCCTCCCCGACCAGATCGCACACCTCACCCGAGGAGGCCCGCCGACGCCGTCGGATCAGGGTGACCCTCGGCATCCTGGCCATCCTGTGCGCGGTCGGCATCGCGGCCTATCTGGTCTATGACGTGCGGGGCTCCTGGGAGTATGCGATGGACCTGCGCGGCCGCCAGGTCGGGAGCCTGGTCGTCGTCGGCGCCGCGGTCGGTGCCTCCAGCCTGGTCTTCCAGACGATCGCCGGCAGCCGGATCCTGACGCCCAGCGTGATGGGCTTTGACGCGCTCTATCTGCTGGTGCAGACGATCATCGTGTTCTTCTTCGGCGGCACCGCGTTCATGCTGATGGGCGTCGGCGAGCGCTTCGTGATCAACACGGTCGTGCTGGCCGTCTTCGGGATGCTGCTGTTCCGCTGGCTGTTCGGGCGCAACAGCCGCAACCTGCTGGTGCTGGTGCTGGTCGGCATCGTGATCGGCTCGCTGTTCGGCTCGCTCACCTCCCTGGCCTCACGGGTGCTCAGCCCCAACGACTTCCTGACCCTGCAGGACGTCATGTTCGCCAGCTTCAACACGGTGGACGCCAACCTGCTCTGGGTCGCCGGCATCGTGTGCCTGATCGGCCTGGCCGCGCTGGTGCCGCTGCTGCGCTATCTCGACGTCGTCGACCTCGGCTTCGACAATGCTGTGGCCCTCGGCGCGCCCTACCACCGGGTCGTCACGGCGACCCTGGCCGTGGTGACCGTGCTGGTCGCCGTGTCCACCGCCCTCGTGGGTCCGATGCTCTTCCTCGGTCTCATCGTGGCCAACCTGGCCCGACAGATCCTGCCGACCCATCGGCATACTGAGTTGGTGTTGGGCTCGGTGCTGGTCGGGGTGCTCTGCACCGTGGGGGGCCAGTTCGTGGTCGGCCACCTGATGGACAATGGCACCACGTTGTCCGTGGTCGTCAACCTGGTGGGCGGCATCTATTTCATCCTGCTCCTGATGAGGACGGTCAAACTGTGA
- a CDS encoding CocE/NonD family hydrolase, producing MTTALLALLGSMAVVAPAALVSPVAFAAPPPAHAHATAAPAAPATPILPAATLVDGVTAPVYDYADAIRESVWVVAPDLDGDGVEDQIAVDIIRPAELATNAQVPIIMDASPYYLCCGRGNESELKEYDADGVIKKFPLFYDNYFVPRGYAFVAVDMAGTGRSTGCTDQGGVSDIESVKAAVDWLNGRGTAVNAAGESVDASWSNGRTGMIGKSYDGTLANGVAATGVEGLETIVPIAAISSWYDYNRYQEVPKSYNYPSGLSRSVAQNRTEPVDCSERLAWMDANDGDETGEYTDFWAERDYRDGSHYDASQITASALIMHGLQDTNVKTRNFSTWWDVLGQQGVDRKMFLTRLGHVDPFDSEREVWVDTLHRWFDHELMDIDNGILDEPMVSVEVAPNEWEHSDQWPISKARTQQLNLHGDGTLVLGRKGSGAASFINSPTMREAQAVLPGDNPNRLLFTSGKIKHDIRLSGTATVDLDISHSADTGQVGVALVDYGAAERVLTTGDGAMTLDTETCWGVSTPEDDACYREVAKRVDSTDLQVLARGWARLDGAGSHQVTVELAANDVTIEAGHQLGVVVVGANRGWVVTLDDDATPYEVNVRTSRLNLPMSGPMAGFARGKVLTPQITEGTIAQPNAQQLPR from the coding sequence ATGACAACAGCCTTGCTCGCCCTGTTGGGGTCGATGGCGGTGGTCGCACCGGCCGCGCTGGTCAGCCCCGTGGCCTTCGCCGCCCCACCACCCGCCCATGCCCATGCCACAGCGGCGCCAGCCGCCCCTGCAACTCCGATCCTGCCCGCAGCCACTCTCGTGGACGGGGTCACCGCCCCTGTCTATGACTACGCAGACGCGATCCGGGAGTCGGTGTGGGTCGTTGCACCGGACCTGGACGGCGACGGCGTCGAGGACCAGATCGCCGTAGACATCATCCGACCCGCCGAGCTGGCGACGAACGCACAGGTCCCGATCATCATGGACGCCAGCCCCTACTACCTCTGCTGCGGACGGGGCAACGAGTCCGAGCTCAAGGAGTATGACGCCGACGGCGTCATCAAGAAGTTCCCGCTCTTCTACGACAACTACTTCGTGCCCCGTGGCTATGCCTTCGTCGCCGTCGACATGGCCGGCACCGGTCGCTCGACCGGCTGCACCGACCAGGGCGGCGTCTCGGACATCGAGTCGGTCAAGGCGGCCGTCGACTGGCTCAACGGCCGCGGCACCGCCGTCAACGCCGCCGGCGAGAGTGTGGACGCGTCCTGGAGCAACGGTCGCACGGGCATGATCGGCAAGTCCTATGACGGGACCCTGGCCAACGGGGTCGCCGCCACGGGGGTGGAGGGCCTGGAGACCATTGTCCCGATCGCGGCGATCAGCTCCTGGTACGACTACAACCGCTATCAGGAAGTGCCGAAGTCCTACAACTATCCCAGCGGCCTGTCCCGAAGCGTGGCTCAGAACCGCACCGAACCGGTCGACTGCAGCGAGCGACTGGCCTGGATGGACGCCAACGACGGCGACGAGACCGGTGAGTACACCGACTTCTGGGCCGAGCGCGACTACCGCGACGGCTCGCACTACGACGCCTCGCAGATCACTGCCAGCGCCCTGATCATGCACGGCCTGCAGGACACCAACGTCAAGACCCGCAACTTCTCCACCTGGTGGGACGTGCTGGGCCAGCAGGGCGTGGACCGCAAGATGTTCCTGACCCGCCTGGGCCACGTCGACCCCTTCGACTCCGAGCGTGAGGTGTGGGTGGACACCCTGCACCGCTGGTTCGACCACGAGCTGATGGACATCGACAACGGCATCCTGGACGAGCCGATGGTCAGTGTGGAGGTGGCCCCCAACGAGTGGGAGCACTCCGACCAGTGGCCCATCAGCAAGGCACGCACCCAGCAGTTGAACCTGCACGGTGACGGGACACTCGTGCTGGGACGCAAGGGCTCGGGCGCCGCCTCGTTCATCAACTCACCGACCATGCGCGAGGCGCAGGCGGTCCTGCCCGGGGACAACCCGAACCGGCTGCTGTTCACCAGCGGCAAGATCAAGCACGACATTCGCCTGTCCGGCACGGCAACGGTTGACCTCGACATCTCGCACAGCGCAGACACCGGTCAGGTGGGCGTTGCCCTCGTCGACTACGGCGCTGCCGAGCGGGTGCTGACCACCGGCGACGGGGCGATGACCCTCGACACCGAGACCTGTTGGGGCGTCTCGACTCCTGAGGACGACGCGTGCTATCGCGAGGTCGCCAAGCGCGTTGACAGCACCGACCTGCAGGTCCTGGCGCGGGGTTGGGCTCGGTTGGATGGCGCGGGATCACACCAGGTCACCGTGGAGCTGGCCGCCAACGACGTCACCATCGAGGCCGGGCACCAGCTCGGCGTGGTCGTCGTCGGCGCCAATCGCGGGTGGGTCGTCACCCTTGATGACGACGCGACGCCCTACGAGGTGAATGTGAGGACATCACGCCTCAACCTGCCGATGAGTGGTCCGATGGCCGGGTTCGCTCGTGGCAAGGTCCTGACCCCGCAGATCACCGAGGGCACCATCGCGCAGCCGAACGCGCAGCAGCTGCCTCGCTGA
- the dxs gene encoding 1-deoxy-D-xylulose-5-phosphate synthase, with protein sequence MGLLSTIAGPADLRRLSPQQLLDLAEEIRAYLVDSVSRTGGHLGPNLGVVELTMAIHRVFDSPRDAVVFDTGHQSYVHKLLTGRHDFATLRKEGGISGYPSRAESRHDVVENSHASTSLSWAIGIATGRKLRGETDRHTVAVIGDGALTGGMAWEALNNIAANPDLPLVIVVNDNERSYAPTIGGMADYLASLRATRNYENVLSWGKRVLHKTPIVGARMYDTLHGVKKGIKDIVSPQGMFEDLGLKYLGPIDGHDLPAVENALQLAHDFGGVVLVHVITEKGHGYTPAVADEADRFHAVGVINPETGLPLELSGRSWTDEFSDELLELADQRDDIVALTASMLIPVGLANFARKHPGRVFDVGIAEQHAVTMAAGLSFAGMHPVVAIYATFLNRAFDQLLMDCALHKQGVTFVLDRAGVTGTDGASHNGMWDMALLSIVPGLHLAAPRDGAQIRAALREAVDINDAPSVIRFPKGTVAEPIQAVGAHGSVDILREAESPDLLIVSIGSMADIAGEVAEKLGAQGISAKVVDPRWVLPISEDLLELTSTVAAVAVIEDNLVDSGIGAALGARLRAGGTRTPVWTYGIPKQFLDHGSRSQVLERIGLTPDTIATSLIDCLRD encoded by the coding sequence GTGGGTCTGCTCAGCACCATCGCCGGACCAGCCGACCTCAGGCGGCTGTCACCCCAGCAACTCCTCGACCTGGCCGAGGAGATCCGGGCTTATCTGGTCGACTCGGTCTCCCGCACCGGCGGGCACCTGGGCCCCAACCTGGGCGTCGTCGAGCTGACCATGGCGATCCACCGGGTGTTCGACAGTCCCCGTGACGCGGTGGTCTTCGACACCGGTCACCAGTCCTATGTGCACAAGCTGCTCACCGGTCGCCACGACTTCGCCACGCTGCGCAAGGAGGGCGGCATCTCCGGCTATCCGAGCCGCGCCGAGTCGCGCCACGATGTCGTCGAGAACAGCCACGCCTCGACCTCCTTGTCCTGGGCGATCGGCATCGCGACCGGGCGCAAGCTGCGCGGGGAGACCGATCGGCACACGGTCGCAGTCATCGGCGACGGGGCACTGACTGGCGGGATGGCCTGGGAGGCCCTGAACAACATCGCGGCCAATCCCGACCTGCCGCTGGTCATCGTGGTCAACGACAACGAGCGGTCCTATGCCCCCACGATCGGTGGCATGGCCGACTACCTGGCCTCGCTGCGGGCGACCCGCAACTATGAGAATGTCCTGTCCTGGGGCAAGCGCGTGCTGCACAAGACGCCCATCGTGGGCGCCCGGATGTATGACACGCTGCACGGCGTCAAGAAGGGCATCAAGGACATCGTCAGCCCGCAGGGCATGTTCGAGGACCTCGGGCTGAAGTATCTCGGGCCCATCGACGGCCACGATCTGCCCGCGGTCGAGAACGCCCTGCAGCTCGCCCACGACTTCGGCGGCGTCGTGCTCGTGCACGTGATCACCGAGAAGGGGCACGGCTACACCCCGGCGGTCGCCGACGAGGCCGACCGGTTCCACGCCGTCGGCGTGATCAACCCCGAGACCGGGTTGCCCCTCGAGCTGTCCGGGCGCTCCTGGACCGACGAGTTCAGCGACGAGCTGCTCGAGCTGGCCGATCAGCGTGACGACATCGTTGCCCTGACGGCCTCGATGCTGATCCCGGTCGGCCTGGCCAACTTCGCCCGCAAGCATCCCGGTCGGGTCTTTGACGTCGGGATCGCCGAGCAGCACGCCGTCACCATGGCCGCGGGGCTGTCCTTCGCCGGGATGCACCCGGTCGTGGCGATCTATGCGACCTTCCTCAACCGGGCCTTCGACCAGCTGCTGATGGACTGCGCCCTGCACAAACAGGGCGTCACCTTCGTGCTCGACCGGGCCGGGGTCACCGGCACCGACGGTGCGAGCCACAACGGCATGTGGGACATGGCGCTGCTCTCGATCGTGCCGGGCCTGCACCTGGCGGCACCTCGCGACGGCGCCCAGATCCGGGCCGCGCTGCGCGAGGCCGTCGACATCAACGACGCCCCGTCCGTCATCCGCTTCCCCAAAGGCACTGTGGCAGAGCCGATCCAGGCGGTCGGGGCCCACGGCAGCGTCGACATCCTGCGCGAGGCTGAGTCCCCAGACCTGCTCATCGTCTCCATCGGCTCGATGGCCGACATCGCTGGCGAGGTCGCCGAAAAGCTTGGCGCACAGGGCATCTCCGCCAAGGTCGTGGACCCACGGTGGGTGCTGCCGATCAGCGAGGACCTGCTCGAGCTGACCTCGACCGTCGCCGCGGTGGCCGTCATCGAGGACAACCTGGTCGACAGCGGCATCGGTGCCGCTCTCGGAGCCCGGTTGCGCGCGGGTGGCACCCGGACGCCGGTCTGGACCTACGGCATACCCAAGCAGTTCCTGGACCACGGCTCCAGGAGCCAGGTCCTCGAGCGGATCGGCCTGACGCCGGACACCATCGCCACGTCGCTGATCGACTGCTTGCGCGACTGA
- a CDS encoding ABC transporter ATP-binding protein, giving the protein MISVRKVSHRYDKQVVLDDVGLTLPVGQLTSIVGANGAGKSTLLSVISRLIKPESGSVFIDDLDVQSSSDDAIARRLAVLRQDNRVTARLTVVDLVRFGRFPYSKGRLTPQDHELVDEALDYLDLQPLRDRFLDQLSGGQRQRAYIAMILAQDTDYILLDEPLNNLDMKHSSSMMTLLRRAADDLGKTIVLVLHDINFASCYSDHIVAMRDGRVIVQGSPQEIMQREILRDVFDMDIHVQDLHGVRLGIFWTTGAPVGPGPLAAEPLVDEAVADEPAADEAVADEPAADERTGYEVSARSHA; this is encoded by the coding sequence GTGATCAGCGTGCGCAAGGTCAGCCACCGCTACGACAAGCAGGTGGTGCTCGATGACGTCGGGCTGACGCTGCCGGTGGGGCAACTCACCTCGATCGTCGGCGCCAACGGTGCCGGCAAGTCGACGCTGCTGTCGGTGATCAGCCGCCTGATCAAGCCCGAGAGCGGCTCGGTGTTCATCGACGATCTCGACGTGCAGAGCTCCAGTGACGACGCCATCGCCCGGCGGTTGGCGGTGCTGCGCCAGGACAATCGCGTCACCGCCCGCCTCACCGTCGTGGACCTGGTGCGCTTCGGGCGCTTCCCCTACAGCAAGGGCCGGCTGACCCCGCAGGACCACGAGCTGGTCGACGAGGCGCTGGACTATCTGGACCTGCAGCCGCTGCGTGACCGGTTCCTCGACCAGCTCTCCGGAGGGCAGCGCCAGCGCGCCTACATCGCGATGATCCTGGCGCAGGACACCGACTACATCCTGCTCGATGAGCCGCTGAACAACCTGGACATGAAGCACTCGTCCTCGATGATGACGCTGCTGCGCCGCGCGGCCGATGACCTGGGCAAGACGATCGTGCTGGTGCTGCACGACATCAACTTCGCCTCCTGCTATTCGGACCACATCGTGGCCATGCGCGACGGCCGGGTCATCGTGCAGGGCAGCCCGCAGGAGATCATGCAGCGCGAGATCCTGCGCGACGTCTTTGACATGGACATCCACGTCCAGGACCTGCATGGCGTGCGGCTGGGGATCTTCTGGACCACCGGCGCGCCCGTCGGGCCGGGTCCGCTGGCGGCGGAGCCCCTCGTGGACGAGGCAGTTGCGGATGAGCCGGCCGCAGACGAGGCAGTTGCGGATGAGCCGGCCGCAGACGAGCGCACCGGCTACGAGGTCTCAGCCCGCTCTCACGCCTGA
- a CDS encoding helix-turn-helix transcriptional regulator, with protein MTKAVPFERAVDSIASLAEPVRRELYRYVCQRDVAVGREEVAEATGIAHHKVKFHLDRLAADGLLEVGYQRLGDRAGPGAGRPAKVYRPVEEEVSLSLPPREYVLAGELLAAAVEEAATSGRPILETLTEVATARGVELARAVAQTAQGDGDADPLTLACEVLARHGFEPRADGDRVLLSNCPFHTLAQRHTQLVCGMNHALLEGFTSELAPGCLAARLDPAPGRCCVTLRQA; from the coding sequence ATGACCAAGGCCGTGCCGTTTGAGCGAGCTGTGGACAGCATCGCCTCACTGGCCGAGCCGGTGCGGCGTGAGCTCTATCGCTATGTCTGCCAGCGTGATGTTGCCGTTGGCCGTGAGGAGGTGGCCGAGGCGACCGGCATCGCCCACCACAAGGTGAAGTTCCACCTGGATCGGTTGGCCGCGGACGGCCTGCTGGAGGTGGGTTATCAGCGACTGGGTGACCGGGCCGGGCCCGGTGCGGGGCGACCGGCCAAGGTCTATCGGCCGGTCGAGGAGGAGGTGAGCCTGTCCCTGCCGCCTCGGGAGTATGTGCTGGCTGGAGAGTTGCTCGCCGCAGCGGTCGAGGAGGCGGCAACGTCCGGGCGGCCGATCCTGGAGACGCTGACCGAGGTGGCCACGGCACGGGGCGTCGAGCTGGCGCGCGCCGTGGCCCAGACCGCGCAGGGCGACGGCGACGCGGACCCGCTGACCCTGGCGTGTGAGGTGCTGGCGCGGCACGGCTTCGAGCCCCGGGCCGACGGTGATCGCGTGCTGCTGAGCAACTGCCCGTTCCACACCCTCGCCCAGCGACACACGCAGTTGGTGTGCGGCATGAATCACGCCCTGCTGGAGGGATTCACGAGCGAGTTGGCCCCAGGCTGCCTCGCAGCACGGCTCGACCCCGCGCCCGGCCGGTGCTGCGTGACTCTCCGTCAGGCGTGA
- a CDS encoding diacylglycerol kinase family protein, with amino-acid sequence MTGSTRVAAVLNPTADRAWAAQAELHRVCRELGWPDPVVHYTTVHAPGADQASRALAEGAELVVVGGGDGTVRQVAGVLAGTGVPLGVLPLGTANLFARNVGLPRRRVQEMVRVALQGGARELDVGRARYVQLGPAGPVESPEHHFLVLVGIGHDAATVADTRQDLKRWVRWLAYFEPGVRRLARPLLPLRVEVDGGTREDVSAWSLLVGNCGLIPAGITLAPDAELDDGLLDLVEVAPRTALHWAPIALKGALGLTRDVPGLSFRQGSSLRVFSDEPVTIQIDGDPHQDVLEVDASVLPRALLLRTPRSARASEIATLMRGWTRRGGERRIVSLLRHTPAAELDALLGELDLVALVRKVDDRRFGPDHRSDLLDLLVRERREHLSVPTLARLVHALHKGPTPAAHERAVRDVIVSLHGEDLGLFKTLTNTAGSHHDLDHLVFDDIDDEAVRAEILTHIAQEADGYQSDDLRILSDIDDTVVCMLHDKRYPRGSAYPGVAEFLHALDRGAAQAAGRPGDLTFITARPSDPRGLVEGYTRNGLAGLGLPPHSVMTGSILNLATKGRIAERKMVNFDRSRMLFPECQVVFIGDNGQADVEVGRAMLARDPSHVRAVFIHNVTQQGEGVRESLAAEGIFLFDTYADAAARAHELGLISDEGLVEVRAAVSAGVAPSDDR; translated from the coding sequence ATGACCGGGAGCACTCGGGTGGCGGCAGTGCTCAACCCGACCGCCGATCGTGCCTGGGCCGCCCAGGCTGAGCTGCACCGCGTCTGTCGCGAGCTGGGCTGGCCCGACCCGGTCGTGCACTACACCACCGTCCACGCACCCGGTGCAGACCAGGCCAGTCGCGCCCTGGCGGAGGGCGCCGAGCTGGTCGTCGTCGGCGGGGGAGACGGCACGGTGCGGCAGGTGGCTGGTGTCCTCGCCGGGACCGGTGTGCCGCTGGGCGTCCTGCCGCTGGGCACCGCAAACCTCTTTGCCCGCAACGTGGGGCTCCCGCGCCGCCGGGTGCAGGAGATGGTGCGCGTGGCGCTGCAGGGTGGGGCCCGCGAGCTCGATGTCGGTCGGGCCCGCTATGTGCAGCTCGGCCCCGCCGGGCCGGTCGAGTCGCCGGAGCACCATTTCCTGGTGCTCGTCGGCATCGGGCACGACGCAGCGACCGTGGCCGACACGCGCCAGGACCTGAAACGCTGGGTGCGCTGGCTGGCCTATTTCGAGCCGGGCGTCCGGCGGCTGGCCAGGCCGCTGCTGCCGCTGCGCGTCGAGGTGGACGGGGGCACCCGCGAGGACGTCTCGGCCTGGAGCCTGCTGGTCGGCAACTGCGGGCTGATCCCGGCGGGCATCACGCTGGCGCCTGACGCCGAGCTGGACGACGGGCTGCTCGACCTGGTGGAGGTGGCGCCGCGCACGGCGCTGCACTGGGCCCCGATCGCGCTCAAGGGCGCGCTGGGGCTGACCCGCGACGTGCCCGGGCTCTCGTTCCGGCAGGGCAGCAGCCTGCGGGTCTTCAGCGACGAGCCGGTCACCATCCAGATCGACGGCGACCCACACCAGGACGTGCTCGAGGTGGACGCCTCCGTGCTGCCACGCGCCCTGCTCCTGCGGACCCCGCGCTCGGCCCGTGCGAGCGAGATCGCGACCCTGATGCGGGGTTGGACCCGACGCGGAGGTGAGCGGCGCATCGTCTCGTTGCTGCGGCACACCCCTGCTGCGGAGCTGGACGCGCTGCTCGGTGAGCTCGACCTCGTCGCCCTGGTGCGCAAGGTTGACGACCGGCGGTTCGGGCCTGATCACCGCAGTGACCTGCTCGACCTGCTGGTGCGGGAGCGGCGCGAGCACCTGTCGGTCCCGACGCTCGCGCGCCTGGTGCACGCGCTGCACAAGGGCCCGACCCCGGCCGCCCACGAGCGGGCGGTCCGCGACGTCATCGTCTCGCTGCATGGCGAGGACCTCGGGCTGTTCAAGACCCTGACCAACACCGCCGGCAGCCACCACGACCTGGACCACCTGGTCTTCGACGACATCGACGACGAGGCCGTGCGAGCGGAGATCCTGACCCACATCGCGCAGGAGGCGGACGGCTATCAGTCCGACGACCTGCGCATCCTGAGCGACATCGACGACACGGTCGTGTGCATGCTGCACGACAAGCGCTATCCGCGCGGCAGCGCCTATCCGGGCGTGGCCGAGTTCCTCCACGCCCTGGACCGTGGTGCCGCGCAGGCCGCCGGGAGGCCGGGTGACCTGACCTTCATCACGGCCCGTCCCAGTGACCCGCGCGGTCTGGTCGAGGGCTACACCCGCAACGGTCTGGCCGGACTCGGGCTGCCGCCGCACTCGGTGATGACCGGGAGCATCCTCAACCTGGCGACCAAGGGCCGCATCGCCGAGCGCAAGATGGTCAACTTCGACCGGTCACGGATGCTGTTCCCCGAGTGCCAGGTCGTCTTCATCGGCGACAACGGCCAGGCCGACGTCGAGGTGGGCCGCGCCATGCTCGCGCGCGACCCGTCGCACGTGCGGGCGGTGTTCATCCACAACGTGACCCAGCAGGGCGAGGGAGTGCGGGAGTCGCTCGCCGCGGAGGGGATCTTCCTCTTCGACACGTATGCCGACGCCGCGGCCCGGGCGCACGAGCTCGGCCTGATCTCGGATGAGGGTCTGGTGGAGGTGCGCGCGGCCGTTTCGGCCGGTGTGGCACCCTCCGACGACCGCTGA
- a CDS encoding ABC transporter permease has translation MTTTTRPAPAPSRGGVRAVHLWIGVAVLAVGGYLSLGIGAATSVGIGDLFPPTQSEWHILATSRIPRLMAVLMAGASLSVAGLIMQRITANRFVSPSTSGTVEAAVLGILIATMFFNSTSLVVKMLIAIITAILGTMIFLQMLQRIQHREGIVVALVGLMYGGVLAAITTFVAYQRDMVQYLDIWTTGSFSGILEGRYEPLYTVLVVGVIGYLFADRFTVIGMGESFATNLGLNYKRLLYIGLIVVSVMAAVVVVVVGAIPFLGLIVPNVVTLLMGDNVKKVLPVTALAGAGFVLACDVAGRMITYPYEIPVATIAGVIGGVVFIWLILRSAKGAAV, from the coding sequence GTGACCACGACCACCCGCCCCGCCCCGGCACCGAGCCGGGGCGGGGTGCGTGCCGTCCACCTGTGGATCGGCGTGGCCGTGCTGGCCGTGGGCGGTTATCTGTCCCTCGGCATCGGCGCCGCGACCAGCGTGGGGATCGGCGACCTGTTCCCGCCCACGCAGAGCGAGTGGCACATCCTGGCCACCTCGCGGATCCCGCGCCTGATGGCCGTGCTGATGGCGGGCGCCTCGCTGTCGGTGGCGGGGCTGATCATGCAGCGCATCACGGCCAACCGGTTCGTCTCCCCCAGCACGTCCGGCACCGTCGAGGCTGCCGTGCTCGGCATCCTGATCGCCACCATGTTCTTCAACTCCACCTCGCTGGTGGTCAAGATGCTGATCGCCATCATCACCGCGATCCTCGGCACGATGATCTTCCTGCAGATGCTGCAACGCATCCAGCACCGCGAGGGCATCGTGGTGGCCCTGGTCGGGCTGATGTATGGCGGCGTGCTCGCGGCCATCACCACCTTCGTGGCCTATCAGCGCGACATGGTCCAATATCTCGACATCTGGACGACCGGGTCGTTCTCCGGGATCCTCGAGGGCCGCTACGAGCCGCTCTACACCGTGCTGGTCGTCGGGGTGATCGGCTATCTGTTCGCCGACCGGTTCACCGTCATCGGGATGGGCGAGTCGTTCGCCACCAACCTCGGCCTGAACTACAAGCGCCTCCTCTACATCGGCCTGATCGTGGTCTCCGTGATGGCCGCCGTGGTGGTCGTGGTCGTCGGTGCCATCCCGTTCCTGGGGCTGATCGTGCCCAACGTGGTCACCCTGCTGATGGGCGACAACGTCAAGAAGGTGTTGCCGGTGACCGCGCTCGCCGGCGCCGGCTTCGTGCTGGCCTGTGACGTGGCCGGTCGGATGATCACCTACCCCTACGAGATCCCGGTCGCCACCATCGCCGGCGTCATCGGTGGCGTGGTCTTCATCTGGCTGATCCTGCGCTCGGCCAAGGGAGCAGCCGTATGA
- a CDS encoding siderophore ABC transporter substrate-binding protein, with protein MTTRTTIRTLATSLTLTAALALTACGSDSEAGGDGAAADGETVSITDAQGRTVDVPVNPEVVVATDWSVIRTLSDLGIEVDAVPASNATLPEDMAQYDGGDIPTVGTLQEPDYEAINELEPDLIIIGSRSGNPEILAEMEKISPTVIDLSSRFEEPADQLPTIEERVVQLGSIFEKEAEAQELMDDLTAQVEEVNAQAAESGETALFVQVSGGTASAYGPGSRFGIVYDAFGYADTGAPVDEEGSHGQEISQEFFTEYNPGVLLVLDRAAAIGSDEAPALDVLNNDLVNTTDAASNDKIQLVDGFAWYIAGAAPSSIQQMIDDVKATL; from the coding sequence ATGACAACCCGGACGACGATCCGCACCCTGGCCACCAGCCTCACCCTCACCGCAGCGCTCGCGCTCACTGCGTGCGGCTCCGACTCAGAGGCCGGGGGCGACGGGGCGGCCGCCGACGGCGAGACCGTGTCCATCACCGACGCACAGGGTCGCACCGTCGACGTCCCGGTGAACCCGGAGGTCGTCGTGGCCACCGACTGGAGCGTCATCCGCACCCTGTCCGACCTCGGGATCGAGGTGGACGCCGTGCCGGCCTCCAACGCGACCCTGCCCGAGGACATGGCGCAGTATGACGGCGGTGACATCCCGACCGTCGGCACCCTGCAGGAGCCGGACTACGAGGCCATCAACGAGCTCGAGCCCGACCTGATCATCATCGGCTCGCGCAGCGGCAACCCCGAGATCCTGGCGGAGATGGAGAAGATCTCCCCCACCGTCATCGACCTGTCGTCGCGCTTCGAGGAGCCCGCCGACCAGCTGCCGACCATCGAGGAGCGCGTCGTCCAGCTGGGCTCGATCTTCGAGAAGGAGGCCGAGGCACAGGAGCTGATGGACGACCTGACCGCGCAGGTCGAGGAGGTCAACGCCCAGGCCGCCGAGAGCGGTGAGACCGCCCTGTTCGTCCAGGTCTCTGGCGGCACCGCCAGCGCTTATGGCCCCGGCTCGCGCTTCGGCATCGTCTACGACGCCTTCGGCTATGCCGACACGGGCGCGCCCGTCGACGAGGAGGGCTCGCACGGCCAGGAGATCAGCCAGGAGTTCTTCACTGAGTACAACCCCGGCGTGCTGCTGGTCCTGGACCGCGCCGCGGCGATCGGCTCCGACGAGGCCCCCGCGCTGGACGTGCTCAACAACGACCTGGTCAACACCACCGACGCCGCCAGCAACGACAAGATCCAGCTGGTCGACGGCTTCGCCTGGTATATCGCCGGCGCCGCCCCCAGCTCGATCCAGCAGATGATCGATGACGTGAAGGCGACGCTCTGA